In Anolis carolinensis isolate JA03-04 chromosome 4, rAnoCar3.1.pri, whole genome shotgun sequence, the genomic window GGTGTAGGGCAGCAACAGGAATTCTGACTATTAACAGACCATAGATAACATGAGCAAACTatgagaaaatattattattcttagaaTAATACTCAGGGCTATGAAGTGTGGTGGAGTAAACAGCCTGGCAGCTGGtctgtttttgtgtttttaacaGAGGTTTGGAATGCAGAAAAAAGCACAGATGTTTGGGCTACAAAACTCCTCAATCCTTCAGCAAACATGGACACGAGGTAGTTATCCTGTGCAGCACTTCGGAAGATAATTTCACCAAGTTCTGGAAATAACTCAAGCTTTTCAAGACCTGAGAAAAACATGACGACACTTTAAGTGCTGTTATTAAAGGATTTGACTAGCCGGATCAATTCAGAATCTGAGAACTATTCCCTCAGATTCccattattttttttctgtggGCAGAAACCTATGCTTTTAACTGTCATGTAAAAAAACAGAAATTCAGGAATTTCAAGGAAATTTCACTACCGCATTGAATCAACATGTTGGGAAGTGCTTCTCAACTGTCTGCTTGTCACACCCACTTTTAAAGGAACAGAAAATAAACAGGGGCAGACCAATCTTTTTTTAATGATCTTGGAAACTTTTTCACTCTGCCCAAGCATTGCAAAAAATATTTCAAGTAGTATAAAGCACTTTTAAAAGATGTAAAAAGTCAATTGTTGTAGGCATATGTAGGATTTTGTCTCAAGGTAGAATCTCAAGGTAGACCCAGGTGATTCTGCATATTGCTGAGCTGATATGAACTTTTATTAATTAACAAATTTATAAATTAATTTCAATGGGTGTAAGTTGAAACCCGAGATTCACCCAGTGTGTAATGACAGCCTAGCTTCTCATCATTACAGGTGTTGTtaactaaggctccttctacactgtcttataaaatccagattactatatctgctttgaactggattatatggcagtgtagactcatataatccagttcaaagtggataatgtggattatctgctttgataaactggattatatggcagtgtagaacggtCCTAACAGAACCAAAAGTTTAATGGAATATGTCTCCTTTTGCACTTGAGTCAGGTCTGTGAACAGGCAAATTGCATCTGCCAAAAAATACTCTGAATGTATTTCAAGTTGAGATGGGAATTATGTACCCTATGGGCCTCTTACAGCTTTCTGGGGATGTTTAATATTTCCCTTCAGGATCCCATTTGTTGTTGTGTCCCTTActgttgtttccaacttacagaGATCCTAAGAtaaaccctatcacagggttttctgggtcaAAGGCTCACCCAAGGACACCAGTGGTTTTCAATTGCTGAGAGGAGAAtcaaaccatggtctccagagttgtagtccaacactcaaaccagtacaccacaTTGGCTTCTATTCGCCACTAGCACTCCAAAACAAAGGGAAGTGATTTTCAGGGAGACCAAACTGAGCCAGCTGCATTGGCTTCCATGGCACAAAAGTGGGAGCAGATTGACTTAAGGAAGTGTTCAAAATGTtcaactaaagcagtggttctcaacctgtgggttcccaggtgttttggcctacaactcccagaaatcccagctggaacagtttaccagctgttaggatttttgggagttaaaggccaaaaacatctggggatccacaggttgagaatcacagaACGAAAGGATGAATCCTATATATACTTAGCTGGCACAAAGGCCCTTTGAATGCAATGGTAGGACTGAACATAGAATGAACTACACAGGCTTTATTTCCAATGTGGATGGGAACAGTCCTATAGTATCTATGTCTTACAGTAAATCTGGATTTAAGCATACACAGCTGGGACAACCACATATTGCTTCACTGCTTTTATCTCCTCTTCTCCCTTTTGTTGTTTCCTCTGGGAGGGAGTTGTCAGGCAACTGTTTGTTGTACCTGACAATATCTATAGGGCCATAAGTTCCCCATTCTCCCCTTAAGCACTATGCACAGTGGTGGTACAAAAACATATCCAAATTAGTGGTTATGGTAATGATGACAATAATGTTTCTGATTGCACAAATGGAGCACTAGAATCAGCTGTGCACAAGAGATAACTGCAGTACTTGGCTGGTTATTTCCTGGGAGTTTAAGTGTACATGGTGTTTTTTCAGAGTAgcagtattttgaaagttggcagatgctgggttTGGATGCAACTGCACGTTTGTAAGCTTTGTTTATCAGTTTTTTTGTGTGGCATGTGTAATACGGCTGTTCAGACTTGGTCTTTTGCATGTGTTAGTTACCCCCACCCACCCAATCATATAGTGTAATAATAGATCTTTGCTTGCTTGAAGAGAACGTGCCACTTCAGCTGCCAACTACTCTGCTCTTCTCTTCTGAGTTTCCAATTCAAGGCAAGATGAGAGCAGTGCAGGTGGTAGAACATCTGTGAgtgattcaaagcttggctgtagGAATAGCTCAGTGCATGGAAGAGGCAGAAAAGACAATGGCTTTGTTTGCCAGGATCACTGGCTACTGGGCCAGGCAAGAGCTTGCTGTAGAAAAACAGAGAAATACTGTCATGGGTCAAGGACTTATTCATGCAATCATAGAACCTATCACTCCCAGAGGATGCCACTGTATAGTCAGAAAAAATGTCTGCCTGAGAATCAAAACGTTGTACACTTTAGCTCAATGGTTCCAAACCCTTTTtgatcagggcccacttgaccggggaccactctccGACATTTGTACCAAAacggttacaaatcagtttttgatcaaatttaaatttggtttggttacttggggtgcttattcagaatattgcattggatagaccacattttatttatttatttatttatttacagcatttatattccgcccttctcaccccgaaggggactcacattacacatataggcaaacattcaatgccttttttaacatagaacaaagacaaacaaacataggctccgagccaggcctcgaactcatgacctcctggtcagagtgattcattgcagtgattgattgcagctgctctccagcctgcgccacagcctgaccacatcagctctagtttctgaaacaaaatatatgccatccagtagttgccatctgctagCCCAcagaaactatatttaataatctagacctgatgtggtctatccagtgcaatgatCAGGTCTGCTGAAaggggtagaaataaataaaataaaataaagaagaaggAGGTTCACGTaccggatttttgttcttgcggcccactgctgggccacgggccacaggttgagaaccactgctttagctggtTGCTCAGTACACTCTATTTTTAAagctgtatatatatatcccataTCATATCGGAAGTTAAAATTGATCTTAGTTTCGATCAAAAGCCTTGCCCCCTgacaccccccccctttttttaaagtGAGTTTATTTCTTGACTTGCACAGAGTTGTGAGGGATAGGTTGAAAGCCTGCCACTGCATCAGCTTCAGCCAAAAGTGACAGCGATGATGCTTATTCACAGGTCTGCCCTATTTCTGCATAAAGTGGGGAGGgatatctactgtatatatttatgtataagtcAGCCTCATGTATGTCGAAGACAGTTTTCGAGGCCTGAATTATTAATTTCGATGACCCATGGAAAAGTTATGTGTTGTTTTGCATAGCGGGAAAGCACCAATCACTGTCACAATCTTCCCTCCAGAAGAGGTGTAGATCAGGGCATTGCTTCAGCAAATAAGAATTCACCACCCCACCAttaaaattttccttcagtccacTCATTTCTAGTATTGTAGTagcttaaaacttcagttgaacaCTTAGAAATATAGTTTAGACATCTAAAGATAAAGAGAAGGCAAGATTACCAAGAAAATGCAAACATAGCAAATATAAGAATTTTAGGTATGAACACTTTTCAATGTGCTACTCTGCTGTGATACAAATTTGAGGTCTGAAGGAACTTTTCATTGGGGGTGCAGCATTCATGCTAGGAAGGCAATAACTTATATATACAGTTATATCCCTGTTATAGCCCTCTAACATTTGCCCTCCCTTTCTTGGCTTCTGAACATCATGGGTCAACCGACTGAACAAGTAGTATGCAAAGCAGCATTACGCAGCCCTATCATTAGGCAAAgtggggcagcagcagcagcaatgtgtTGGAGGGCAGAGTTGTGTACATTCTGTGAAGTCTGTTGTTGCCAGATGTGGTAGAAGACCATATCCCATAATCATTGTTGACATACCATAATCTTTCACCTCAAAATGCCCTGGGCTGGCCTTTATGCTCATCCCACAAGCATCTCTAGACTCCTAAAGGTATCTCAGagaaaagtgtgggcattgtaaGTATTAGCTGAATTTTTTGTATATCTCCAGATTAAGATTATATTGGGAGAGCATTTAcccatttctttaaaaagcactGTGAGAAGCAGATCTTAGAAGCACAAACTGTAGCCTGGAAGTGCTCTGTTAATTGTAGGGTTGGCTCCAGTTAAAAGGACATAGAAAAATTTTGTAGAAAGTATGCCTCTCTTCCCAATTTCCGATGTTTCTTGCACTCAATGAATGTCCCTTGTTCCCTTCAGAAGTGAGCGGGTGCCTGCAATTAGGGCCCTGAGCCTTTGGGTAATCTGTAGTCCAAATGGGGCGTTGTGTTTCCTGAGGCGAAGGGAAAGCAGTGTTTGTAATAGAGAatgctgctggggggggggggggggcaggccaaGTGATATTTATTCATGTGGTTCATTGTGTTTCAAACCCACCCAGTCTTTGGCATTTTCTGCTGCACACTTTGCCCTCTTCCTTTTTGGCAAACAGGGATGTTTTCCTAGGGCTCTGAATGCAGCGGAAATTTACAAGGACTGGTTGGGGACATCAACAAACCTACTTGAACTCATTTGGTGCTCAGAGAGCGGATGCATTATGGTAGGAAGAAGCAGAATGGTAGGGGTGGTTTGTTTAAAGGGGTTTTCAGAACCAAAGATTGTTAGGGAGAACTTAATAAGGGCCTGGGAATCTCTTCTGCACTACAAGTGTGTCCCTACTCTCCACCCGCAATTAAGTACTAATTGGTTTTGGTAAgtacagtgggcctttggtatccacaggggtttgTTTCAAGAatccccatggataccaacatcTCAAATGCCCAAATTCCATTATTTacaatgccataataaaatagtgacatataaaatggcaaaatcaaggtttgtcttTTGGGTAGGGGTAGGGTGctgatttttgttgttttggggaatattttcaagccatggatggttgaaactCTGGATGACGAATCCATGGTAACGGAGGGCCAGCTGTATGAATCAGTGAGGTCTGATCCACATGATATAGAATGAGATGATAGGAGTCCTCGAGTGGTACCACTACAGGTGGAGGATAATTTAATGTTTCTCCAGCTATTCAATAATAAATTGTGTAAGTAGAAAAGAAGTGCATCAAGAAGTAAGATTCATCTTAATCCTTTGCTTGTTATTCTAGTTTGATTTGAAAGAAAGTTTAAGCAAAGGTGTATTttaaagtgtgacttgctcactGACTGGTGCAGTGGACACGTTTTGTTGCATGTGTCAGGTGAGGCCTCAGTCTGGTTTCCTGGAAGATATTTAGAGCTGGCAAAAAGTAGAGGCAGGGCTCACAAGACAGCCTCTCTGAAACTACACTAGATATTTTAATTGAGTAATCTATTTACCTGAACATGTTTCTCTTACATTTAAACCAAACAGGCCTTTTTGGCCAGCTAAACTGCACTAGACAACAGCCTGTTTCTGTTCTTTGCTTCTAGGTATCGTCCTTGGGAGTGACCACCTTCAGCCTCTGTGCTTTGGGCATTGACAGATTCCATGCAGCTACCAGTCCTCAAGCCAAACTCCGACCCATTGAACATTGTCACTCCATCATTGCCAAGCTCGCTGTTATCTGGGTGGGTTCCATGACCCTTTCTACACCAGAAATCCTCCTCTGGCAGTTGGCACAGGACACCTCTCCAACCTCTGGCATAGTGACTGACTATTGCACCATGAAGCCTTCACAAGATCTGCCTGAATCAATTTATTCTTTGGTCCTCACTTACCAGAATGCCAGGATGTGGTGGTACTTTGGATGCTACTTCTGCCTACCCATCCTCTTCACTGTCAGTTGTCAGCTGGTCACCAGAAGGATCAGCAGCACAGACAAGACTGATTGCCGGGGTAATAAGCATGGGCAGTGTGAGAACCAACTCAATTGCACAGTGATTGGCCTGACAGTCATCTATGCTCTTTGCACAATTCCAGAGAATGTCAGCAACATTGTTGTGGCCTACCTGTCCCCTGATATGTCTAAGCAGACGCTGGACCTGCTAAGTCTCGTCAACCAGTTCTTCTTGTTCTTCAAGTGCTCAGTTACTCCTGTGCTGCTGCTGTGCCTCTGCAAACCCCTGGGCCAGGCCTTCAtggactgctgctgctgctgttgcgaGGAGTGTGGTCAGGAAGCTGTATCCAGTGAGGGTGGCTCAGATGGCAAGCTGAAAACAGAAATGTCCTCCTCCATCTTCTTTGACAAGCCTCGAGAGTCACCTCCTCCTGTGGGGGCCATTGGCACCCCTTGCTAAGCTCAATCATCCTTTGGGGGGAGCATTAGCAATTTTTTACCAGCTTCTCCCAAGACcaaatgtttttttctcttttagcaTGAATTGGTCAAGTGGCTGGACAGTGGAGGTAGGAGTTGGTGTCATCACCTATTTGCTATTCCAACAAGAGAGACTTAATGACAAGACCTCAGAGACAGCTCTCTTCTCTGCTGAACAGCTATGAAAGCTGAAAAGGTCTCCTAGACCAACTCCAACCCAATCCTGGGCATGATGAGAAGGGATGATGCCCAAAGTGAGAGAGGTGcagaaaaaatattaattttagaatcatagactcatagagttggaagagaacacaagggctATACAGTCAAATCTCCTGCCATGCAATTCCTCAAGAACAGAGATCATAGCATCTTGGACAGGACATAGTACACATTAACCCATTCCGCTCTTATTCAGGATCATACTTCCTCTTCTCTACTCCAGCCCAAGAGAGACTACATCATATACAAGATATAAGCACTACCCTAGCCTCAATAAACCAATACATTAGGTGGAAAATAAACATCTCCTGTGGCACATATCTTTCAATATGTTGTATAGTGGCTAGTTGGTTTATAAACTTCTTCCAGTACCCCAAAGTGGATTTACTCACTTGATGTGGTCTTTAAATGGAAGCACATCATTTCTTATTCTTCTCAAGGGGTGGTTTACTTGGAAAGAATATTATGTATCTTTGACATTGTGCTAAAGAGAACTGGAAACATCCTGGATATTTCATGACCTAATAGGTTATCTTCCACCTAGCTTCAATGCACTTAACCAAACTTCTGTTAACACCAATGGCTAATAGTAGCTTTGGATTGTTTTTTGATATGTTTTCCAGAACTATAGCACAGGAGGAGAGTTAGTTTAGTCTCTCCAGCTTGACACTCTTCAgatatgctggactacaactgtcATCATCCATTGACCATGCTGGCTGGTGGTGATTGAAATTGTACTCAGCACATCTAAAAAGCTTGGCCCAATGTCCCCCAGCCTTCTGCTTGTACAGCACAGGCCCTATCCTTCCCACAAAAGTTATTGTCCAGTTTTAAAACAATTTACACAGATATAAGTGATATGTTTAATGTCATATATGGTCTGAGCCTAGTGTTGTTCCCTGTTCCCCAGCCAAACAGCAGCTGCTCCTCTATTTGATGAGTTCACAGCCTAACAGtgattccacagtgtaaatgATGGCTAGATGgatacagtgtttacagtgtaaAGGATGGCTAGATGCTTCTGAATACCATGTTTTTTTATGAAAATAATGCCAGGGAGTGGATGGGTTCTCTCTCCAAGGTCATAAAAATTTGGAAAACACTGAATTATGTCTCCACccagtaacaaaaataatttaattgccatgatttTGCAGTATCTTGAAAGCAAGAAATGCCTTCTGTTATATGCAAGCTCCAGTTCTCATGTGCATGCTGGAGATGCCCTCCCCCAGGAGCAAGACTGATCTAGGGGACACATACACAGAGCTCTCTTTGTTGGGTTCAAGCACCACCTGTGTCTAGGCTTTGACAAGGGGCAAGCTGTGGCTTGCCCATGAAGCCAGAATAGAACACTCTACAAAACCAGCATAGAATAGCTACAGAAGTCAAATGGTTGTCTGTTCAAAGCTCAAGCCAGGGGATCTCACTTCTGTGTCTGATGGCTTGAGATTTCCTGAACAGAAAGGCTCCCCCTTCATCACACCAATGAAAAGTAAGTGATTTGTCCAAATAGTGCAAATGCTAATACTATTGCAATGCCCTCCAAACTGGACACTGGTTTGGGGACAGTCATTTTACACACAGATGCTTAAACATATAGTCAGCCTCTCACATTGCCCATTTAAGTGGTAAAAAggtgaataattttttttttacctgagaagaCATCTCTCTGGTAATTAATCCCTAGTTTcttcagtgtgactctatagtcaacctCCTGTGGAAATTGACTGCAGAGCtggactggaggacctagatagaCCATATTAATCAGATTGACAGAAGTTATATCTACAAATGTGGGGGGCTGGCTGTATACAATAACATCGGGGAAATTTGCATCGCAGTATATCCTTCTTACCTCATGTCAGCTTTGTGTGCTTCCCTGAACTCTTATGTTCCTGTTTCTTCCCTGCCTGTCTACCCcagctgtatttttattttaaaaatgtacatcaaTACATGAAGGAACAATCACAGCATTCAGATGTGACAAGAACACCTTGTTCCGTGGCCACTCTAGGGGCAAAGAAGTCTATCTCCATCATATTATCATGCTCTGAGCACGGATTGTGCATTTGGCTCGCCTTTGCATAGTATGCATACTCCTGGGACCCATAACTAGCAGAGACTCTTTTAAGTGTCCACTTCACCTACATCTATGCAGATTCAACACATAACTGTCCAGCATTCAAACTCCTGGACTAACTTTACAGTTAGATAAAAGGAGGCAACTGCTTCAGATATGAGCTTTGTGAAATTAAATCCGAATGGTTTTTCACTCTTTTTCTTAAACTTCCGATCATAGGAAAATTTGTTTATGGGATATTCTATCCCTTACACTAAGGTTGAATATGTACTTTGGCCTAGGTGCATATGAGAAAATTTGCTGCTCTACCTCAGGCACCAAATATTTTTGGCTGGCCCTGTCAAACAGGAATTTGTACTTCCTGTACAGTATTAAGTGATTTCAAAAAATGCCTCTGTACTTCTCTACCCTTTTAGAATAGCCTCTGTGGCAGGATTCATTCATTCACATTCAATAACACCAGTTTACTATAATTTCGCCTCACCTCCAAGTGCCCACGTTTTCTCTTCTCCCAATATCtcagggtattgggataacaagaACCAGATGGTACTCCTGCAGAGAATAGCCTGAGGTCATGGTCCATGTGCAAGCAAGAAAACAGAAAGACCCAAGAGTTTATTTATCTATTTCACCTTGTTGAAAGGTTAGGTTTTTAACAGATTTGGTGATGCACAGACTGATTTCTCCAGGTTAACAAGTTAATCCACTGGGAGCAGAAAAGTGCTAAAAAAAAAGCTTATAGGCTTAAGATGCTTTGCTTTCCTTAGTAGAAAATAGTTATGGGGTTTCCAAATATACAGCAATTGagataatacaataaaatccCAAATACATGGTGATTGCTTATATTAGCCGGctccaaaaatacaaaataaaagctGTAAAATAATACTAGCTTTCAAAAGTTAGGAAAAATCACAAAAAAGAAAAGTAGCAATGTCAGAGTCACTGGCCAACATCCTGTTTAAGATGTTGCTTAAGTTGGTGTTTAAAATGCTCTCAAAGAAGGGCTGATGCAGGAAAAGCCCCCCACCTTTTCTTGATTATGTAAGTCCCCTTCTTTTTGCTCCCTTTAGTTTTCTCTAGTTAGTAGATTGAAAGTGCTATTGCAAATGGGAAAGGTCTCAAAAGTAGATTTCAATTGAAGTAAATGGTGGCTGTTCTTTATAGATGCATATAACTAATGTCATTTGCTTTTAGGTACATTTAGATGTGCTCCATCAAATAAGGAAACCCTTAACCATGTAATGATGGCAATAGCTAGTCAACAGACTGTAACATGCACAAAGCAAGGCGCAACAAATCTGACTTAAGCAAAATGAGTGTTCAGGTTTCCCAAAAGTACTGGGAAATATTGTCTTGCAGGATATTAGGGCATATCCATATATGAGTGTCTCCATATCAAAAGCTGTCAGATAGCAAATTATATGAGTGGCTTCTAGACCACAGCTGTGATCACTCAAAGGTTGCACTGAGTTAGATAGCCCTGGTTTCAAATAGGATTCTCACGATAATACTAATCCATGATTTACAATGGCATCTCTCTCCCTCAACAAGTGAGTAGCATTAAGATGAACACCTTTTGAGAACATTA contains:
- the gpr37l1 gene encoding G-protein coupled receptor 37-like 1; translation: MSLLRTVILFLTFLKPLETSVKEGAAAPFLQEPPTSSRRAERAGDIHSTRRITPKDALLETLGEFGRVRRSGSLVNYRGWPFSKDQLKWGRMRRGTEDEDSQPYIPGVKVEFPRPGNSGSFQPTKVQSSTDPSEYQPQRSPAVHGATEPQDNRTVALGKRPQIQNPLYPVTESSYSAYAVMFLSLIVFAVGIIGNLSVMCIVWHNYYMKSAWNSILASLAFWDFLILFFCLPVIIFNEITKKRLLGSISCRIVPFMEVSSLGVTTFSLCALGIDRFHAATSPQAKLRPIEHCHSIIAKLAVIWVGSMTLSTPEILLWQLAQDTSPTSGIVTDYCTMKPSQDLPESIYSLVLTYQNARMWWYFGCYFCLPILFTVSCQLVTRRISSTDKTDCRGNKHGQCENQLNCTVIGLTVIYALCTIPENVSNIVVAYLSPDMSKQTLDLLSLVNQFFLFFKCSVTPVLLLCLCKPLGQAFMDCCCCCCEECGQEAVSSEGGSDGKLKTEMSSSIFFDKPRESPPPVGAIGTPC